One window of Flavobacterium dauae genomic DNA carries:
- a CDS encoding pyridoxal-phosphate dependent enzyme: MNYAKNILETIGNTPLVQLNKIVKDLPCKVFAKVEYFNPGHSCKDRMALKMIEDAEADGRLKPGGTIIEGTSGNTGMGLALAAIVKGYKLICVITDKQSKEKMDILRAVGAKVVVCPTDVEPTDSRSYYSVSKRLAEETPNSWYVNQYDNPSNAKANYEQTGPEIWEQTAGKVTHFIVGVGTGGTISGVGKYLKEQKQDVKIWGVDTYGSVFKKYHETGIFDENEVYSYVTEGIGEDILPKNVDFSVIDHFTKVTDKDAAVFCRKLALEEGIFVGMSSGSAIKGLLQMKDQLKPDDVVVVLFHDSGSRYIGKIFNDDWMRERGYLEEEIVTAEDLIKNHIDKPLVIVRTEELVSHAIDRMRKFKISQIPVMDTTGFVGSLEDSNLLQAFLNNKEIAEIPVKEIMGKPYPVVSKKAKVEDVSKLISQENNAVLVDLENGKYHIITKYDIINSIK; this comes from the coding sequence ATGAATTACGCAAAAAATATATTAGAAACAATTGGCAACACGCCTTTGGTTCAGTTAAATAAAATTGTAAAAGATTTGCCTTGTAAAGTTTTTGCAAAGGTAGAATATTTTAATCCCGGACATTCGTGTAAAGACCGTATGGCATTGAAAATGATAGAAGATGCCGAAGCTGACGGACGTTTAAAACCGGGCGGAACCATTATTGAAGGCACTTCAGGTAACACCGGAATGGGCTTGGCGTTGGCTGCTATTGTGAAAGGATACAAGTTAATCTGTGTAATTACCGACAAGCAGTCTAAAGAAAAAATGGATATTCTACGTGCTGTTGGTGCAAAGGTTGTGGTTTGTCCTACCGATGTAGAACCAACCGATTCACGTTCATACTATTCGGTTTCTAAACGTTTGGCAGAAGAAACACCGAATTCTTGGTACGTAAATCAATACGATAATCCATCAAACGCAAAAGCAAATTACGAACAAACTGGTCCAGAAATTTGGGAACAAACCGCTGGTAAGGTTACCCATTTTATTGTGGGAGTTGGTACAGGCGGAACCATTTCGGGCGTTGGTAAATATTTAAAGGAACAAAAACAGGATGTGAAAATTTGGGGAGTTGATACCTATGGATCGGTCTTTAAAAAATACCATGAAACAGGAATTTTTGATGAAAACGAAGTATATTCGTACGTAACAGAAGGCATCGGAGAAGATATTCTTCCAAAAAATGTTGATTTTTCTGTGATCGATCATTTTACAAAAGTTACCGATAAAGATGCGGCGGTTTTCTGTAGAAAATTAGCTTTAGAAGAAGGAATTTTTGTAGGAATGTCATCAGGGTCGGCAATTAAAGGATTGTTGCAGATGAAAGATCAGTTAAAACCTGATGATGTAGTTGTGGTATTGTTTCACGATTCGGGCTCGCGTTACATTGGTAAAATTTTTAACGATGATTGGATGCGCGAACGCGGTTATTTGGAAGAAGAAATTGTTACTGCCGAAGATTTAATAAAAAACCATATCGATAAACCTTTGGTGATTGTTCGTACCGAAGAACTAGTAAGCCACGCAATTGATAGAATGCGTAAGTTTAAAATATCGCAAATTCCGGTTATGGATACCACTGGTTTTGTTGGATCATTAGAAGATAGTAATTTGTTACAAGCTTTTTTGAATAATAAAGAAATTGCCGAAATTCCTGTTAAAGAGATAATGGGGAAACCTTATCCCGTTGTTTCTAAAAAAGCCAAGGTTGAAGATGTTTCTAAACTAATCTCTCAAGAAAATAACGCTGTTTTAGTAGATTTAGAAAATGGTAAATACCATATCATTACTAAATACGATATTATAAATTCTATAAAATAA
- a CDS encoding putative porin, with product MRFILFFVFLFSVGSFAQVKKSNERSKLKTTLNSSKVEGLKSMDRFSSVDMSGNDSLKIKKIITKAGDTVAPIFAYKIYNEIKGSTLFDTILTVKKQYSFNYLRKDIFGLLQFNNDGQTFQSLDPNFLNVNNIINIGFNARRFSYLNKEDISYYNVPTPASELMYRSVTGKGQNLDALIAINTSERFNVFVGYRGLRSQGKYVNQLTSNGNFRIGSSYFTKNKRYQFKNHVTFQDILNEENGGLVFTNFFESSEEPYNNRENLRVQTSDAKSLFKGLRGYFDHSFQFNKSEKNKALIRHQLVYEYFSNLYEQGNVNPFNISNPYFGDAFSTGIRDKVRHTRIEDNVDLAFDSDKIGLFSVSAGVYNFNHHYQSIVFDNENNRIANRLKDDIITLGGSYVLNKKNVIADASFKQSVVGKALTDLKINAAFNLNEFYGIEATYRLESKIPDYTYQLFQSGFIKLNWQNDFSNEKYSTLNARIASPFINLEGTYQIITDKLYFSNDATAVDENGRYTQLLVSPKQYSKGINYFMIEAQKEFIFGKWAIDNTVMFQKVIQDDNILNVPEIVTRNTVYFQDYAFKKALFFQMGITFNYFTKYYANEYHPVLGDFVVQDQVKVGNFPMFDFFLNAKIKTAQIYINIDHFNSKFTGYNYYNTPTYPYRDLTFRLGMKWNFFN from the coding sequence ATGCGTTTTATTTTATTTTTTGTTTTTCTTTTTTCTGTGGGCAGCTTTGCCCAGGTTAAGAAAAGCAATGAAAGATCTAAATTGAAAACTACATTAAATTCTTCAAAAGTTGAAGGATTAAAGTCTATGGATCGTTTTTCATCTGTAGATATGTCCGGAAATGATTCACTTAAAATAAAAAAAATAATTACCAAAGCAGGCGATACCGTAGCGCCAATTTTTGCTTATAAAATATATAATGAGATAAAAGGTAGCACTTTGTTTGATACCATTCTTACTGTTAAAAAGCAGTACAGTTTTAATTATTTGCGTAAAGATATTTTTGGATTATTACAGTTTAATAACGACGGACAGACTTTTCAATCGCTAGATCCTAATTTTCTTAACGTAAACAATATCATTAATATTGGTTTCAATGCACGTAGATTCTCTTATTTAAATAAAGAAGATATTAGTTATTACAATGTTCCTACCCCAGCATCTGAACTAATGTATCGAAGTGTTACCGGAAAAGGACAAAATTTAGATGCACTAATTGCAATAAATACCTCAGAACGTTTTAATGTTTTTGTTGGCTATCGCGGATTGCGTTCACAGGGAAAATACGTGAATCAGTTAACGTCAAACGGTAATTTTAGAATAGGTTCTAGTTATTTTACCAAAAACAAACGTTATCAATTTAAAAACCACGTTACTTTTCAGGATATCTTAAATGAAGAAAATGGAGGTTTGGTTTTTACTAATTTCTTTGAATCATCAGAAGAGCCTTATAACAACCGCGAAAATCTAAGGGTACAAACAAGTGATGCCAAATCTTTGTTTAAAGGGCTGAGAGGTTATTTTGATCACAGCTTTCAGTTCAATAAATCTGAAAAAAATAAAGCATTAATCCGACACCAGTTAGTATATGAATATTTTTCAAATTTATATGAACAGGGTAACGTAAATCCGTTTAATATTTCTAACCCTTATTTTGGAGATGCATTTTCGACAGGAATTCGTGATAAAGTACGTCACACCCGTATTGAAGATAACGTTGATTTAGCTTTTGACTCTGACAAAATAGGTTTGTTTTCCGTAAGCGCTGGGGTGTATAATTTTAACCATCACTACCAATCAATTGTTTTTGATAACGAAAATAATCGTATTGCCAATCGTTTAAAAGATGATATTATTACATTGGGCGGATCTTATGTTTTGAATAAAAAAAATGTGATTGCCGACGCATCGTTTAAACAATCGGTTGTAGGAAAAGCATTAACCGATTTAAAGATCAATGCTGCGTTTAACCTGAATGAATTTTATGGAATTGAAGCTACTTACCGTTTAGAAAGTAAAATTCCTGATTATACCTACCAGTTGTTTCAAAGTGGATTTATCAAATTAAACTGGCAAAACGATTTTTCAAACGAAAAATACAGTACGTTGAATGCCCGAATTGCATCTCCTTTCATTAATTTAGAAGGAACCTATCAAATCATTACAGATAAATTGTATTTTAGTAACGATGCTACGGCGGTTGATGAAAATGGCAGATATACCCAATTGTTGGTAAGTCCAAAGCAGTACAGCAAAGGAATAAATTATTTTATGATTGAAGCTCAGAAAGAATTCATCTTTGGTAAATGGGCAATTGATAATACCGTGATGTTTCAGAAAGTTATTCAAGATGACAATATCTTAAATGTACCAGAAATTGTTACAAGAAACACCGTTTATTTTCAAGACTATGCTTTTAAAAAAGCACTTTTTTTTCAAATGGGAATTACCTTTAATTATTTTACAAAATATTATGCTAATGAATACCACCCGGTATTGGGTGATTTTGTAGTACAGGATCAAGTCAAAGTCGGAAATTTTCCAATGTTTGACTTTTTCTTGAATGCTAAAATTAAAACGGCACAAATTTACATAAACATAGATCATTTTAATTCTAAGTTTACCGGATACAATTATTATAATACGCCAACGTATCCGTACCGCGATTTAACGTTTAGGCTGGGTATGAAATGGAATTTCTTTAATTAA
- a CDS encoding DUF2851 family protein → MREDFLHYVWRFKKLNNTSLRTVQNNEVVIKNFGLYLGTEGPDFFNAQVYIDGQLWAGNVEMHINASDWYAHHHEIDPAYQNVILHVVWNNDLSVLRSNGTEIPTIVLKEYVSENVFNAYHQFKLNPQYIFCEDYIKQFNSFDWLIWKEKLMIERLEQFTNRIVKELKQTNNNWEEAFYRILLRNFGLNINGEVFYEVAKNLPLKIIRKEQVHLIHLEALFLGTANLLTSETEDYYFKTLQKTYAYLKQKYNLKQTVNTPTYFKLRPDNFPTIRLIQFASFIYNQPFLFDLIRNPESISLNNHLLGAPVSNYWQTHYVFGKEHKIRKKTISQSFYNLLLINTILPFQYVYHQQLGKDIIDEVLQHYQSIDFEKNSTTEMFQKLQVPVKSSLDSQSVLFLKKNYCDLRRCLNCEIGIKLMNK, encoded by the coding sequence ATGCGGGAAGATTTTTTACATTATGTGTGGAGATTTAAAAAGCTTAACAATACTTCACTCAGAACAGTTCAAAACAATGAGGTTGTTATAAAAAATTTTGGCTTGTATTTAGGAACAGAAGGTCCGGATTTTTTTAACGCACAAGTTTATATCGACGGGCAATTATGGGCAGGAAATGTAGAAATGCACATAAATGCTTCCGATTGGTATGCACATCATCACGAAATCGATCCGGCGTATCAAAATGTGATTCTGCATGTGGTTTGGAACAACGATTTATCGGTTTTACGATCTAACGGAACCGAAATTCCTACCATTGTTTTAAAAGAGTATGTTTCCGAAAATGTTTTTAACGCCTATCATCAGTTCAAGTTAAATCCTCAGTACATTTTTTGCGAAGATTATATCAAACAATTCAATTCGTTCGATTGGCTTATTTGGAAAGAAAAATTAATGATTGAACGATTAGAGCAGTTCACAAACCGCATTGTAAAAGAACTAAAACAAACCAACAACAATTGGGAAGAAGCTTTTTATCGTATCTTATTACGAAATTTTGGATTGAATATTAACGGCGAAGTTTTTTACGAAGTTGCCAAAAATCTGCCATTGAAAATTATTCGTAAAGAACAGGTGCATTTGATACATTTAGAAGCTTTGTTTTTGGGTACAGCCAATTTACTTACATCAGAAACAGAAGATTATTATTTTAAAACGCTGCAAAAAACCTATGCGTATTTAAAACAGAAATACAATTTAAAACAAACAGTAAACACGCCGACATATTTCAAATTACGCCCAGATAATTTTCCAACAATTCGTTTAATACAGTTTGCGTCGTTCATTTATAACCAACCTTTTTTGTTTGATTTAATTCGAAATCCCGAGAGTATCTCTTTGAATAATCACTTGTTGGGTGCTCCCGTTTCCAATTATTGGCAAACGCATTATGTTTTTGGCAAAGAGCATAAAATTCGTAAAAAAACGATTTCGCAGTCGTTTTACAATCTGTTGCTTATAAATACCATTTTGCCTTTTCAATATGTGTACCATCAACAATTGGGTAAAGACATTATCGATGAAGTGTTGCAGCATTATCAGTCTATCGACTTTGAGAAAAACAGTACTACCGAAATGTTTCAAAAACTACAAGTTCCGGTAAAATCGTCATTAGACAGTCAATCGGTATTATTCTTAAAGAAAAATTATTGCGATTTAAGAAGGTGTTTAAATTGTGAAATCGGCATAAAACTAATGAACAAATGA
- a CDS encoding acyl-CoA dehydrogenase family protein: protein MNFEYNETQAMIAQSIRDFAEKEIRPNIMKWDEAQIFPVELFKKLGEMGYMGVLVPEELGGSGLGYHEYITIVEEISKVDSSIGLSVAAHNSLCTNHILTFANDEQKKKWIPKLATGEWIGAWGLTEHNTGSDAGGMATTAVKDGNDWIINGAKNFITHAISGDVAVVIVRTGEKGDSRGMTAFVIEKGTPGFSSGKKENKLGMRASETAELIFDNCRVSDANRLGEVGEGFIQAMKILDGGRISIGALSLGIAKGAYEAALKYSKERIQFGKPISEFQAIGFKLADMATEIECSELLLHKAAYLKNNHKPMTTAGAMAKMYASEVCVKVSTEAIQIHGGYGYTKDFPVEKFFRDSKLCTIGEGTTEIQKLVISRNLLKD from the coding sequence ATGAACTTTGAATATAATGAAACCCAGGCAATGATTGCACAATCAATCAGAGATTTTGCAGAGAAAGAAATTCGTCCAAATATCATGAAATGGGACGAAGCACAGATTTTTCCTGTAGAATTATTCAAAAAATTAGGAGAAATGGGTTATATGGGGGTTTTGGTTCCTGAAGAATTAGGCGGATCGGGCTTAGGTTATCACGAATATATTACCATTGTAGAAGAAATTTCTAAAGTAGATTCATCAATTGGTTTGTCGGTAGCGGCTCATAACTCATTGTGTACAAATCATATTTTAACATTTGCTAATGACGAGCAAAAGAAAAAATGGATTCCTAAATTAGCAACAGGCGAGTGGATCGGTGCGTGGGGATTAACAGAACACAACACCGGATCTGATGCAGGCGGTATGGCAACAACTGCTGTTAAAGACGGAAATGACTGGATTATTAACGGAGCTAAAAACTTTATTACACACGCAATTTCTGGTGATGTTGCTGTTGTAATTGTTCGTACAGGCGAAAAAGGAGATTCTCGTGGAATGACCGCTTTTGTAATTGAAAAAGGAACTCCAGGTTTTTCATCAGGTAAAAAAGAAAATAAATTGGGAATGCGCGCTTCTGAAACAGCAGAATTAATTTTTGATAACTGCCGTGTTTCTGATGCAAACCGTTTAGGCGAAGTTGGCGAAGGATTCATTCAGGCAATGAAAATTTTAGACGGCGGACGTATCTCAATTGGTGCTTTATCTTTAGGAATTGCAAAAGGTGCGTACGAAGCAGCGTTGAAATACTCAAAAGAGCGTATTCAGTTTGGTAAACCAATCTCGGAATTTCAAGCAATCGGGTTTAAATTAGCCGATATGGCAACCGAAATTGAATGTTCAGAATTGTTATTGCACAAAGCAGCATACTTAAAAAACAACCATAAACCAATGACAACGGCAGGGGCAATGGCAAAAATGTATGCGTCTGAGGTTTGTGTGAAAGTTTCTACCGAAGCAATCCAAATTCACGGTGGTTACGGTTATACAAAAGATTTCCCGGTAGAGAAATTCTTCCGCGATTCTAAATTATGTACCATTGGCGAAGGAACAACCGAAATTCAAAAATTGGTTATTTCTAGAAACCTTTTAAAAGACTAA
- a CDS encoding ComEA family DNA-binding protein, translating into MKTQLPYFSNKQRKGLVAFVILIVLLQTVILVVKSKSFASETADYKVDEKTQLQIDSLKQLAMKKFDLQPFNPNFITDYKGFKLGMTTEEIDKLLKFRSTGKYVNSAAEFQQVTGVSKELLDKISPYFKFPEWTQHKKSSTYVENNEPVVFKNIDLNKASVEDLVAIKGIGDYYANAVINEREKLGGFVSIHQIDFIKGLRPEAVKILKQNTKVKTAVAIKKVNVNTATKEQLAQIPYINSHIARQIVLFRSKSDQPLKIEDLEKIRTFPLDKLRIIKVYLTF; encoded by the coding sequence ATGAAAACGCAGCTTCCGTATTTTAGTAACAAACAACGCAAAGGTCTTGTGGCTTTTGTTATACTCATTGTGCTTTTGCAGACTGTGATTTTAGTTGTAAAAAGTAAATCATTTGCTAGCGAAACTGCTGATTATAAAGTTGACGAAAAAACACAATTGCAAATAGACAGTTTAAAGCAGTTGGCTATGAAAAAATTTGATCTTCAACCTTTTAATCCAAATTTCATCACAGATTACAAAGGATTTAAATTAGGAATGACAACCGAAGAGATTGATAAATTACTAAAATTTAGATCTACAGGAAAATATGTAAATTCTGCTGCAGAATTTCAACAGGTTACAGGTGTTTCAAAAGAATTGCTTGATAAAATCTCACCTTATTTTAAATTTCCGGAATGGACGCAACATAAAAAATCGAGCACTTATGTAGAAAACAACGAACCGGTTGTCTTTAAAAACATTGATTTAAACAAAGCTTCTGTTGAAGATTTGGTTGCCATAAAAGGAATTGGCGATTATTACGCAAATGCGGTTATCAACGAACGTGAAAAATTAGGAGGTTTTGTATCGATCCATCAAATCGATTTTATAAAAGGATTACGTCCCGAAGCAGTTAAAATCTTAAAACAAAATACAAAGGTTAAAACTGCTGTGGCAATTAAAAAAGTAAATGTAAACACCGCTACGAAAGAGCAATTGGCTCAAATTCCGTATATTAACAGTCACATTGCCCGACAAATTGTGCTTTTTAGAAGCAAAAGTGATCAACCTTTAAAAATTGAAGATTTAGAAAAAATTAGGACTTTTCCACTTGACAAATTAAGGATAATTAAAGTATATTTGACTTTTTAG
- a CDS encoding RagB/SusD family nutrient uptake outer membrane protein → MILTGCSDAYDIEQAGYVTQESDAFKTAADIGKGMRYVYSLFPAEQEIAFDSFFTDELGVGIANAGQGVNDGSYTFILLAGNENATAIWGRYYGIVNRLNRMLNRIEEMSATLDPEDSADASEIAALNAQKANALALRAYCHYKLFAFFTPDYTDPNGLSIIKFDFMQTDDYNRHESRATVAEIVAFIEDDIAKAKALVANPDGSPGTLTPGGGMVGSGYASAEMMDAILVKMYSMLQTADAYNKLEEAFNNIKGTKSIADPGTYLSMFGASASTADVNEGIFKIDRVSTDGDNTQFGVASAWYPTEVGAAPYMEMGRSLYNELDKLDPEYQGYPMETPQLDENGDPVLDDKGNEIIISTPRSDVRFLTPVHSSSLVATNYASLSQEAYRNQDVLLIGKYPGISNRPLANSIWMFRYTDMLLALAEKRAFEGNTTGTVAIGNYSNVESIIYNIRVNRNLDMDGTALSMPTDFSSKQAAYARILEERRVEFAFEGQRYLDMKRLGVRAGSPGFVRDPQDCASTNACSLEPTSSKLTMPIPRSEMVSNPNMVQNPGY, encoded by the coding sequence GTGATCTTAACTGGATGTTCAGATGCTTACGATATAGAGCAAGCTGGCTATGTTACCCAAGAAAGTGATGCTTTTAAAACAGCAGCCGATATAGGAAAAGGAATGCGTTATGTATATAGCTTGTTTCCTGCAGAACAAGAGATTGCCTTTGATTCTTTTTTTACAGATGAATTAGGTGTTGGTATAGCAAATGCAGGACAAGGAGTAAATGATGGTAGCTACACTTTTATCTTGTTAGCGGGTAATGAAAACGCAACAGCTATTTGGGGTAGATATTACGGAATAGTAAATCGTTTAAATAGAATGCTAAACCGCATTGAGGAAATGTCTGCTACTTTAGATCCTGAAGATTCGGCTGATGCTTCTGAAATTGCAGCGTTAAATGCACAAAAAGCAAATGCCCTTGCATTAAGAGCTTATTGTCATTATAAGTTGTTTGCATTCTTTACACCCGATTATACTGACCCTAACGGTTTGTCGATAATCAAATTTGATTTCATGCAAACTGATGATTATAATAGACATGAAAGTAGAGCTACGGTAGCAGAAATTGTAGCTTTTATTGAAGATGATATTGCAAAAGCAAAAGCGTTGGTAGCTAATCCTGATGGATCACCAGGAACTTTAACACCAGGAGGTGGTATGGTAGGTTCTGGCTATGCCTCAGCAGAGATGATGGATGCTATTTTAGTAAAAATGTATTCAATGTTACAAACTGCGGATGCTTATAATAAGTTAGAAGAAGCTTTTAATAACATAAAGGGAACAAAATCAATTGCTGATCCAGGTACTTATTTATCAATGTTTGGTGCAAGTGCCTCAACAGCTGATGTTAACGAAGGTATTTTTAAAATAGACAGAGTTTCTACCGATGGTGATAATACGCAATTTGGTGTTGCATCAGCATGGTATCCTACAGAAGTAGGTGCAGCTCCTTATATGGAGATGGGACGTTCATTATATAATGAATTAGATAAATTAGATCCTGAATATCAAGGGTACCCTATGGAAACTCCACAATTAGATGAAAATGGTGATCCTGTTTTAGATGATAAAGGAAATGAAATTATAATTTCTACCCCACGTTCAGATGTTCGTTTTTTAACACCTGTACATTCTAGTTCTCTTGTTGCTACAAATTACGCATCATTGTCTCAAGAAGCGTATCGTAATCAAGACGTTTTATTGATAGGAAAATATCCGGGTATTTCTAATAGACCATTAGCAAATAGTATTTGGATGTTCCGTTATACAGATATGTTGTTGGCATTAGCTGAGAAACGTGCTTTTGAAGGTAATACAACTGGAACAGTAGCGATAGGAAATTATTCAAATGTAGAATCTATTATTTATAATATTAGAGTAAATAGAAATTTAGATATGGATGGTACAGCCCTTAGCATGCCAACTGATTTTTCAAGTAAACAAGCAGCTTATGCTCGTATTTTGGAAGAACGTAGAGTAGAGTTTGCTTTTGAAGGACAACGTTATTTAGATATGAAACGTTTAGGAGTTCGTGCTGGATCGCCTGGTTTTGTACGTGATCCACAAGACTGTGCCTCTACTAATGCTTGTAGTTTGGAACCTACAAGTAGTAAATTAACAATGCCAATTCCTCGTTCAGAAATGGTTTCTAACCCTAATATGGTTCAAAACCCTGGTTATTAA